One window from the genome of Nicotiana sylvestris chromosome 9, ASM39365v2, whole genome shotgun sequence encodes:
- the LOC104247207 gene encoding nuclear transcription factor Y subunit A-4-like, with protein sequence MAVRAQALPNRSLEQTSTCFVPHFAVNSSTWWSSNEVQSSQSLPKNLTSEVVFQPPPCQQMKPLGLGLQGDDSYSTQSNSNSPLEVTALGKTGSRDQCASSGSVHDESYKRNKQAQIKTNPFIRYPEYPTDCSQSEMAHSISHAPFGYSDPYLSGFYAAYGPHVFPQMIGIAPARVPLPLDLAEDGPVYVNAKQYHGILRRRQMRAKLEAQNKLVKARKPYLHESRHLHAVKRVRGSGGRFLSTKKLQESIPNDLNSSQDLVTREAHISSFLSVRQDAAHNSVIFQQQQHDHRASSLSSHMAVSMQSSRSSGIS encoded by the coding sequence ATGGCTGTTCGAGCTCAAGCTTTACCAAATAGAAGCTTAGAACAAACTTCCACCTGCTTTGTGCCTCATTTTGCTGTCAATAGCTCAACATGGTGGAGTTCCAATGAAGTGCAGTCTTCACAGTCTCTACCGAAAAATTTAACCTCAGAAGTGGTATTTCAACCTCCGCCCTGTCAGCAGATGAAGCCTCTTGGTCTGGGATTACAAGGCGACGACTCATACTCCACCCAATCAAATAGTAACTCCCCGCTAGAAGTGACTGCTTTGGGGAAAACAGGTTCTCGAGATCAATGCGCTTCTTCTGGATCTGTTCACGACGAGAGCTACAAAAGGAATAAGCAAGCTCAAATCAAGACTAATCCTTTTATTAGATATCCAGAATATCCCACCGATTGTTCACAAAGTGAAATGGCCCATTCAATTAGCCACGCTCCTTTTGGTTACTCCGACCCCTATCTCAGTGGCTTTTATGCTGCTTACGGACCTCATGTTTTTCCTCAAATGATTGGCATAGCACCTGCACGGGTCCCATTACCCCTCGATCTTGCAGAAGATGGACCGGTTTATGTAAATGCGAAACAGTATCATGGGATCTTAAGGCGAAGACAGATGCGTGCTAAGCTTGAGGCTCAAAACAAACTTGTCAAAGCTAGAAAGCCGTATCTTCATGAATCACGGCATCTTCACGCGGTAAAGAGGGTTAGAGGGTCCGGAGGGCGTTTTCTTAGCACAAAGAAGCTTCAAGAATCAATTCCAAACGACTTGAATTCTTCTCAGGATTTGGTTACACGTGAGGCTCACATTTCTTCTTTCTTGAGCGTCCGACAGGATGCTGCGCATAACAGCGTCATTTTCCAGCAGCAGCAGCATGATCACAGGGCCTCAAGTCTATCCTCTCACATGGCTGTTTCCATGCAAAGTAGTAGAAGTAGTGGCATTTCATGA